The nucleotide sequence CGTTCAAGAATTCGCTTTTTCCACTCCATCCCTTAACGCTTTCAACTTTTTGCTTTAAGAAAGCGTTAAGCTTATCTGTTAGAAAGTCTCCTACCATTTTGAAGGATTTGATTTCAAGACTTTCTACTATCTTCCCGCTGGTATCTATACTCATAAATATAGCAATGCCCGTGGGGACGAGAACGCTCACTAAGACCAGAATCATTATCTTGATCTTGAGGGAGCCTCTCATCGTAGGTATCACCTCCTGATTTTTTACGATGTAGCGCTATAAAAAGTATATCACATCGAGTAAGGGAGTATCAAAGCTATCCGAGGGAAAAGGATTAGGAGAAAGACGGCTAAAATAAGTGAAACGAAGAAAGGGGTGATACCCTTAAAAATTCTTTCTATGGGAATTTCCGGGAAGATTCCCTTTATGACGTATGCATTTATTCCCACCGGTGGCGTTATAACACCTATCTGGGTTAAAAGCACGATTAAAACGCCGAACCATATGGGATCGTATCCCAAGCTTAAAATAACAGGATAGAATATTGGTACGGTTAGAAGTATCAGCGCCAGAGCGTCCACAAAGCATCCTCCTACAACATATATGGCTACTATGAGCATCATCGCCAGCATGGGGTGGTTTTCGAGACTCATAAGCCAGCTCTGAAGGCTTTGAGGAATTTTGGTTATAGCCAAAAAATGCCCGAAGACCGATGCTCCAGCAACCACGAATATTATCATGCATGATATACGCACGCTTTCAGAAAGCGCACGCTTTATTCCTTCCCATGAAATCGTTCCTCTTAAAAGAGAAGTTATGGTTATGAGACCCGTTCCTACTGCGCCCGCTTCAACTGGAGTGAAAATTCCGCCGAGAAGCCCTCCCACTACAGATATAAATATCAGGAGAACCTCTGATATGCTGAGCAGGGCTTTTAACCTTTCTTTCCATGCTTTTTTGGGATTTCGTGGTGCTATTCTGGGTTCTATTTTCATCCAAATGTAGATAGCTATTGAGAACAACGATGTTAATATCAAGCCTGGAATTATTCCAGCGATAAAAAGCTTTCCTATAGATTGCTGTGTCAGTATTCCGTAGATAACGAAGATCACGCTGGGAGGAATCATAATTCCGAGGCTTCCTCCAGCTGCCACGCTTCCTGCTGCTAAGGATTCATCGTATCCGTATCTTTTCATTTCTGGCAAAGCTACCATAGCCATGGTGGCGGTTGAGGCATTTGTGGAGCCGCATATAGCGGCGAATCCGGCACTTGCCCATATTGTCGCTATTGCCAGTCCTCCGGGGAGGTGTCCCAGTAATGCGTTGGAGGTGTCATACAGCCTTTTGCTCATGCCTGAGCTGTAAGCTATTTGTCCCATGAGGACAAATAGCGGGATCACTGCCAGAGTATAGGAGTTAAAGGCAGATGCGAAATCTACTACGAGGAGTTTCATAGCGGCGTGAAGGGAAACGAAAGCGCTAAAGCCGATAAAACCTACGAGTGCCATCGCTACTGCTACTGGAACCTTTAGAAAAAAGAGCAGAAGGAGGAAGATAACCGCGATTGTTCCTGATGATATCGGACTCAAGCCTTCTCCCTCCCAAGCTTAACCTCAGAAGGCTTCATTAGCTTAGTTGGTTTTATCACCATTCTCAGGGTTTTCAGGCTTTCGCTCAGAAAAGCAAGCCCCGCGATTAAGCCGATGGTTAAGTAAACGGGATACAGAGGTATACCGAGGGTCATCGAGGTTTCTCCAGAGATGTACGAGCTCGCTCCGGAGGAGAGCATACCCACGCTGAGTATAAAGAGGAAAGCCAAGGTTATAATGCGCGAGACGGCGTTGACGAAAGGTATAAAGTGCTTTGGAAAAATCCTATCTGCTATATCCACGCTTATTTGCTCGCCGTTCTGGAAGCTCTTTAATACGGCGAGCGAAATCATTATCGAGGTCAAAAATTCCACTATGTCATAGCTTCCTGGAACCGGTGATCTAAATATTCTCAAGATCACATCAACGCATATCAGCGTGGTGGTAAATCCGAGCAGAGCACCCGAGGCAAGATTTAGGACTTCACCAAGTACTTTCATTTTTCAGAACTCCCTTCCATTATAAGCTTTTTGAGGGCTTTTACGCATTTTCTCCCAGGAAATCCCTTTTTCTCCAGCTCTTTTGCATATTCTTCTATGACTGGTCTTACTCTCTTAACCCATCTTGCGCTTTCCTCTTTTGAGAGATATATAAACTTGTTTCCTAAGCTCTCAGCGTAAGCCTTCCCTTCCCTGTCGCTTTCGTCCCAAGCTTCGCCATGTTTCTTTATCCATTTTTGGCTTACTGTCTCAAATATCTTCTTTATATCTGCGGGGAGCATTTCCCATTTTTTCAGGTTCATTATCACGTACATTCCGGTTGTGTATCCAATGTTGGTGCACATGATCGTGTATTTAACCACTTCAGCTTGTCTCCATCCCTTTAACACTTCCATAGGGGCAAAAGTTGCTTCTACCACGCCTCTCTGAAGAGCTTCGTATGCCATTCCTTGGCTCATGGCTATAGGAGTGGCCCCCAAGGCTTTTGCTACCTTCGCGCTGAATCCCGTTGTTCTTATCTTGACCCCTTTAAGATCCTCAAGCTTGGTTATCCTAACCTTGGAGTGAAGTAGACCCGGTCCATGGGCATGAAGATAAAGGACCTTTACCTGCGAAAGCTCCTTGGGTTTGAACATTTGATAGTATTTGTTTATGACTTTGGTTGCGGTTATCGCGTTAGGATACCCCATTGGCAGGTCAACTGCGCCCATTATGGGAAATCTTCCGCTTGTGTAAGCAAAACAGGACATTCCTATATCCGCTACGCCGTTTAAAACTCCATCGAATATATTGGGTCCTTTAAGCAATGATCCTCCGGGATAGTAGGTTATTTTCACGCTTTCCTTGCTTTGGATTTCTATTTCTCTGATCCAGTCTTCCGCGAGCTTGGATTGCACATGTGATGGAGGGAAGAAGTTAGCATATGTAAGCTTTATAATGGTTTTCCCGCTTGCGATGCCGATTCCCGCATTTCCCCAGATTAAAGCCATTATCGCGATAAGAACCGCTCTCTTAAGCTTTTTCATTTTTAAAGACCTCCTTTTATTTTGAGGGTATGGAATTATAAAAAAAGCCGCCACCGGGAAAGGTGGCGGCTTTAATTGCCCTTTGCTCGGAGGGGCTTTACCCCATCGTGAGCACAGCCAGCCTTTCCCGCATCCTGGCGGGCTTAAGGTAGTAATAATAATAGCGATAACCGAAACTATGGAGTTTACTGGCTGCGCTCTGTGAAAGCAATTGATTTCCCCCCTTTTAGGAGAATTTATAACACATAGTTGGTGGGATGTCAATATTTCATGGAAGGGAAAATTTGACATTTAGAAGTTCTGCTTTTATCATCTTATCTTAGACGAATATCGCATATCTCGGGTGGGAGGTGAAAGCGCGCATGAGGGTGAAAAGACTTGTGGTAATGGGAGTTTTGATCGGTGTGCTTGCCATTACCCTCGTGGCTTCTCCGGCTCTATCTGCTAAGAAGTTTATAACTATAGCTTCTGGTCCCGTTGGCGGTGAATGGTACATATTAGGAGGTATTCTTGGAGAGATAGTTAAAGAGATTGCGCCGGGAAGCAAGGTTATGGTTAGAACGGGGGGATCTTTATCTAACCTATCTACCGTTAATATGGGAAAAGCCGATATAGGGATAACCCAGGATCGTCTGTTTTATGAGGCACGTAATGGAATGGGAGCTTTTAAGGGAAGAGAACCCTTTAAGAATGTTGAGGGGCTTTGCTATCTTGCTGATATATACATGGGTGTCTTCTTAGTCAGGGCTGATTTTCCAATTAATTCCATTGACGAGATAAAGGAAAAGAAAATAGCTATAAGACTTGTGACTGCTCCGAAAGCCTCCTCTCCTTCTAAGGCTACCGAGAGGGTTCTTGAGGCTTATGGCATAAAACCAGAGGATCTCAAAGCGTGGGGTGGAAGCATTAGCTATGTTTCATATTCAGAAGCAAGTTCGCTTATAAAGGATGGACATGCTGATGCATATTGTGGTCCTATTCTTCCTGCCATAGTTGAGCTTTCTACCGTCCGTAAGCTTAAGCTCCTTCCGCTGAAGAAATCCGTTATAGATTATCTGGTAAAGAAATATAAGTATGGAAGGGCAGTTATTCCGAAAGGGGCATACTATTTCGTTAAGCAGGATACGGAGACCATAACCGAGTCACCCATTATCATCGTTAATAAGAAGTTGAGTGAGGATTTCGTGTATGAGCTTACCAAGGCTATCTGTGCACAACCTGATAGAATACGTCAATCAGGGAAAACCTATAGAAACTTTGATCCTGAGAAAGCTCCGAATATACATGGTGGGCCCATTCATCCTGGAGCTCTCAGATACTATAAGGAGTGTGGTTGGATCAAATGAGATGCAATCTGTAGCGCTCAAGGGGAGTTAGGGAGGTACCCCTGGCTCCCCTTTTTCTTTAAGGGGGTGTTAACTTGCGCTGGGTTATTTATGTAACCTCGGTGCTTCTTATTTCGTTTCACATATATACCGCCGCGTTTGGTTCGTTTATAGCTCAGCTTCAAAGAAGCTTTCACCTGACGTTAGCGGGAATATTGGGGTTCTTGTTTTATCCTGCCCTTAGAGGGAAAAAGATTGGAAAGCTTGATCTTATTCTATCTGCTCTCTCCGGAGTAGCTTTTGGTTATATTGCGCTAAACTGTAATAGAATAGCGGAAAGGGAATCTCTGGTTAGCTACCTCTCACCGCTTGATCTTTTAATAGGTGCGCTCGTGATAATTCTCGTTATAGAGCTCGCGAGAAGAACTGTTGGATGGGTTCTGAGCTTTGTAGCAGCATTATCACTGGCTTATGCTTATTTTGGTCCGCATCTTCCGGACATCATAGCACATCCCGGAATTTCCTTAAGGGATATCATTGACTATCAGGTATATGGTTTAGATGGTATCTACTCTATCCCTCTTGGTGTTTCCTCAACTTATATAGTTTTATTTATAATCTGGGGAACCGTCATGGAATATTCTAAGACCGGGGATCTAATAATGGATCTCGGAAAGCTATTCGCGGGTAAGTTTCGCGGAGGTCCAGCTAAGGTTGCTTGTATAACTTCTGCTCTTTTTGGATCCCTTTCAGGGAGCGCCGCTGCAAACGTTTATGCTACGGGCACCTTTACTATACCTATGATGGTGAAGATCGGATATAAGCCTGCTACTGCAGGAGCAGTTGAAGCAGTTGCATCAACAGGAGGACAGATAATGCCTCCCGTTATGGGAGCGGCAGCCTTTCTCATGGCGGAGTGGCTTGGGGTTCCATATATAACGATATGTAAAGCTGCGCTTTTACCTGCCATTTTTTACTACATAGCTTTAATCTTTATTCTCGATTTTGAAGCGGCAAAGCTCGGAATAAGAGGTATGAGTAGTGAGGAAATACCCTACTGGAGAGATGTCCTTAAGAGAATTTATCTTTTAGTTCCCTTGGTCTTTTTCATTATAGTTTTGATTAAAGGGTATACCCCTTTTAGAGCGGCTTTTTTCGCGATCCTTATGAGCTTTGCCTTAAGCTTCCTGAGGAAAGATACCATGCTTACTTCCCGCAAGCTTCTTGATGTAGCTGTGGTTTCCGCGAAGAGAACGGTTATGATAGCTTCCGCCTGTGCAGCGGCGGGCATAGTTATAGGAATAATAACTCTTACTGGTATAGGGTTGTCTCTCTCAAGTATAATTCTTCTTCTATCGGGCGGAAAGCTCTTTTTAAGTCTCCTGCTTATAATGATTTGTTGCATAATAATGGGTATGGGAACTCCTACAACGGTCGCTTACGTTATAGTAGCCACCCTTGCGGTTCCTACCATGGGGAAGCTTGGCTTTTCTTCTATTCCAGCTCACTTATTTGTCTTTTACTTCGCGGTTATCTCCATGATAACGCCGCCGGTGGCTATAGCGGCTTATGCAGCCGGCGAGATAGCCAAAGAGGATCCCATGAGGATTGGCTTTACCGCCATGAAAATAGCCCTTCCGGTCTACATTATTCCTTATGTTTTTCTGTTTGATAGGAGCTTGTTGCTTGAGGGATCCCTTACCGGAATAGCTTTCAGAGCTTGCGCCACGTTTCTGAGCGTTTTGGTCTTTGCCGGAGGAGTTGCTGGTTGGTTTTTCGGTAATATAGGATGGGTATGGAGAAGCTTGCTTTTAATGACGTTTCTTCTCATAAATATTCCCTTGGGGAGGATAACCGTGCTTGGCCTCGCGCTGGGGCTCATTTTAACTGCTTTTCTTTTCCTCAAATCAAGGAGAGGGAAAGCGATAACAATGGGTAAAGGAGGGTGATGGTTAATGAGTGTGGGAAAGACGCTTAATCCCACGGGATCCTGGGTTGCAGTTATTACTCCATTTACGCCAGATGATAAGGTAGATATAAAAGGGTTTGAAAAGCTCGTTG is from Synergistota bacterium and encodes:
- a CDS encoding TRAP transporter large permease → MSPISSGTIAVIFLLLLFFLKVPVAVAMALVGFIGFSAFVSLHAAMKLLVVDFASAFNSYTLAVIPLFVLMGQIAYSSGMSKRLYDTSNALLGHLPGGLAIATIWASAGFAAICGSTNASTATMAMVALPEMKRYGYDESLAAGSVAAGGSLGIMIPPSVIFVIYGILTQQSIGKLFIAGIIPGLILTSLFSIAIYIWMKIEPRIAPRNPKKAWKERLKALLSISEVLLIFISVVGGLLGGIFTPVEAGAVGTGLITITSLLRGTISWEGIKRALSESVRISCMIIFVVAGASVFGHFLAITKIPQSLQSWLMSLENHPMLAMMLIVAIYVVGGCFVDALALILLTVPIFYPVILSLGYDPIWFGVLIVLLTQIGVITPPVGINAYVIKGIFPEIPIERIFKGITPFFVSLILAVFLLILFPRIALILPYSM
- a CDS encoding TRAP transporter small permease — its product is MKVLGEVLNLASGALLGFTTTLICVDVILRIFRSPVPGSYDIVEFLTSIMISLAVLKSFQNGEQISVDIADRIFPKHFIPFVNAVSRIITLAFLFILSVGMLSSGASSYISGETSMTLGIPLYPVYLTIGLIAGLAFLSESLKTLRMVIKPTKLMKPSEVKLGREKA
- a CDS encoding TRAP transporter substrate-binding protein, which translates into the protein MKKLKRAVLIAIMALIWGNAGIGIASGKTIIKLTYANFFPPSHVQSKLAEDWIREIEIQSKESVKITYYPGGSLLKGPNIFDGVLNGVADIGMSCFAYTSGRFPIMGAVDLPMGYPNAITATKVINKYYQMFKPKELSQVKVLYLHAHGPGLLHSKVRITKLEDLKGVKIRTTGFSAKVAKALGATPIAMSQGMAYEALQRGVVEATFAPMEVLKGWRQAEVVKYTIMCTNIGYTTGMYVIMNLKKWEMLPADIKKIFETVSQKWIKKHGEAWDESDREGKAYAESLGNKFIYLSKEESARWVKRVRPVIEEYAKELEKKGFPGRKCVKALKKLIMEGSSEK
- a CDS encoding TAXI family TRAP transporter solute-binding subunit; translated protein: MRVKRLVVMGVLIGVLAITLVASPALSAKKFITIASGPVGGEWYILGGILGEIVKEIAPGSKVMVRTGGSLSNLSTVNMGKADIGITQDRLFYEARNGMGAFKGREPFKNVEGLCYLADIYMGVFLVRADFPINSIDEIKEKKIAIRLVTAPKASSPSKATERVLEAYGIKPEDLKAWGGSISYVSYSEASSLIKDGHADAYCGPILPAIVELSTVRKLKLLPLKKSVIDYLVKKYKYGRAVIPKGAYYFVKQDTETITESPIIIVNKKLSEDFVYELTKAICAQPDRIRQSGKTYRNFDPEKAPNIHGGPIHPGALRYYKECGWIK
- a CDS encoding TRAP transporter fused permease subunit; translation: MRWVIYVTSVLLISFHIYTAAFGSFIAQLQRSFHLTLAGILGFLFYPALRGKKIGKLDLILSALSGVAFGYIALNCNRIAERESLVSYLSPLDLLIGALVIILVIELARRTVGWVLSFVAALSLAYAYFGPHLPDIIAHPGISLRDIIDYQVYGLDGIYSIPLGVSSTYIVLFIIWGTVMEYSKTGDLIMDLGKLFAGKFRGGPAKVACITSALFGSLSGSAAANVYATGTFTIPMMVKIGYKPATAGAVEAVASTGGQIMPPVMGAAAFLMAEWLGVPYITICKAALLPAIFYYIALIFILDFEAAKLGIRGMSSEEIPYWRDVLKRIYLLVPLVFFIIVLIKGYTPFRAAFFAILMSFALSFLRKDTMLTSRKLLDVAVVSAKRTVMIASACAAAGIVIGIITLTGIGLSLSSIILLLSGGKLFLSLLLIMICCIIMGMGTPTTVAYVIVATLAVPTMGKLGFSSIPAHLFVFYFAVISMITPPVAIAAYAAGEIAKEDPMRIGFTAMKIALPVYIIPYVFLFDRSLLLEGSLTGIAFRACATFLSVLVFAGGVAGWFFGNIGWVWRSLLLMTFLLINIPLGRITVLGLALGLILTAFLFLKSRRGKAITMGKGG